In Cupriavidus basilensis, the following proteins share a genomic window:
- a CDS encoding type II toxin-antitoxin system VapC family toxin, translated as MIVLDTNVLSEFMRGQPEPAVVRWLDLHSQHEYAITAVTVAELLYGIARLPEGRRKGGLQEAALQMIEDEFAGMVLPFDEHTARHYAAVVAQRERSGRPVSMADAQIAAICRHHGAVLATRNGKDFEGIGLSLVNPWLE; from the coding sequence TCCGAATTCATGCGAGGCCAGCCTGAGCCAGCGGTCGTACGTTGGCTCGACCTGCACTCGCAGCATGAATACGCGATTACGGCGGTGACTGTTGCTGAACTTCTATATGGCATTGCCCGTTTGCCCGAAGGACGCAGGAAAGGCGGGCTCCAGGAAGCGGCACTCCAAATGATTGAAGATGAATTCGCGGGCATGGTACTTCCATTCGACGAACATACGGCCCGCCATTACGCAGCAGTCGTGGCTCAGCGGGAACGATCTGGACGGCCCGTCAGCATGGCAGATGCGCAGATTGCAGCTATTTGCCGTCACCACGGCGCCGTGCTTGCCACTCGCAACGGCAAGGACTTCGAAGGAATAGGCCTGAGCCTGGTGAACCCTTGGCTCGAGTAA